In a genomic window of Dioscorea cayenensis subsp. rotundata cultivar TDr96_F1 unplaced genomic scaffold, TDr96_F1_v2_PseudoChromosome.rev07_lg8_w22 25.fasta BLBR01000600.1, whole genome shotgun sequence:
- the LOC120254731 gene encoding LOW QUALITY PROTEIN: pentatricopeptide repeat-containing protein At3g04750, mitochondrial-like (The sequence of the model RefSeq protein was modified relative to this genomic sequence to represent the inferred CDS: deleted 1 base in 1 codon), which translates to MFLQAAKNLWDPTISLILNHPTLHLLEKCSNNAHFKQILAQMFRHHLLFRTFPMSRLLYFSSIAHPCLLNHALLLFHHFTFNPNLFIFNTMISALSFSVTKSVAFYKSMLHLSVCPDEHTLISLLKSSRKDLSLGKQIHAQVIIFGFSFHAYVHNSLVKMYLENDEIGVVEKLVRPCGDKKDIVLFNILMSWYVTKGCYLDALEVFDELMGSGVEPDQYTIVSLLVCCGQLKGVLVGKSVHGWVVRRMGYQGWGLVLCNALLDMYVKCEEMGSAMNIFNRISEKDSVSWNIMIMGFNNVGEFDLAYKAFEEMPEKDLVSWNSLLSGYLQKGNYKRVIELFHFMLSQNDVKPDKVTAVTLIGAAAEMGVLDQGRVAHGWVSKFYGISDAFVGSAVIDMYCKCGSIERARVVFEMVSERDITLWTAMMSGLALHGHGTKALELFWDMQREGLLPNNVTLLAALTACAHGGLVDQGVRIFQSMKHVYGITPGVEHYGCLVDVLTRSGRLMEAMNVIQMMPIKPSSSIWGSVLSAAKTCRNIKLAEDALKELVKLEPEEEGGYILLSNVYAACRRWTYSGKIRGVMETKGAKKLPGCSSVVVNGLVHYFFSSDKRHTRWPDIYIMLCNLHREMSSGESTSHVFGSVGTVSCALREKYALELMDVMSGDFLPYL; encoded by the exons ATGTTTCTGCAAGCAGCAAAAAATCTGTGGGATCCAACAATTTCTCTAATTCTGAATCATCCAACTCTTCATCTTCTTGAGAAATGTTCAAACAATGCACACTTCAAGCAAATCCTTGCTCAAATGTTCAGGCATCACCTTCTCTTCAGAACCTTTCCCATGAGCAGGCTTCTCTACTTCTCATCCATTGCCCATCCTTGCCTTCTCAATCATGCCCTCCTCCTCTTCCACCATTTCACTTTCAATCCcaacctcttcatcttcaacaccATGATTTCAGCCCTGTCATTCTCTGTTACAAAGTCTGTGGCCTTTTACAAGTCCATGCTCCACTTGTCTGTTTGTCCTGATGAGCACACTCTGATTTCACTGTTGAAGTCTTCAAGGAAGGATTTGTCACTGGGGAAGCAGATTCATGCTCAGGTGATCATTTTTGGATTCAGTTTCCATGCTTATGTGCATAATTCTCTTGTGAAGATGTATTTGGAGAATGATGAGATTGGTGTGGTTGAGAAGTTGGTGAGGCCATGTGGAGACAAGAAAGACATTGTTTTGTTCAATATCTTGATGTCTTGGTATGTGACAAAAGGATGTTATTTGGATGCActtgaggtgtttgatgaattgatggGTTCTGGTGTTGAGCCTGATCAGTACACCATTGTGAGTCTTCTTGTGTGTTGTGGGCAGCTGAAGGGAGTGCTTGTCGGGAAATCGGTTCATGGATGGGTGGTGAGGAGGATGGGTTACCAAGGTTGGGGATTGGTTTTGTGCAATGCTCTTTTGGATATGTATGTCAAGTGTGAGGAGATGGGA AGTGCAATGAacatttttaatagaattagTGAGAAGGATAGTGTTTCATGGAACATTATGATAATGGGATTTAACAATGTTGGGGAATTTGACCTTGCGTATAAAGCATTTGAGGAAATGCCCGAAAAGGATCTGGTTTCGTGGAATTCTCTGCTTTCGGGGTACTTGCAGAAAGGGAACTATAAAAGAGTGATTGAGTTGTTTCATTTCATGCTCTCTCAGAATGATGTTAAACCTGACAAAGTCACGGCTGTTACTTTGATTGGTGCAGCAGCTGAAATGGGGGTTCTGGATCAGGGAAGAGTTGCACATGGGTGGGTATCCAAGTTTTATGGAATTTCTGATGCTTTTGTTGGATCAGCAGTGATTGATATGTACTGCAAATGTGGAAGCATTGAAAGAGCTCGTGTTGTCTTTGAGATGGTGTCTGAAAGAGACATCACCTTATGGACGGCCATGATGTCAGGTCTGGCACTCCATGGCCATGGGACGAAAGCTTTGGAATTGTTCTGGGATATGCAGAGAGAAGGTCTATTGCCAAACAATGTGACTTTACTTGCTGCTCTCACTGCTTGTGCTCATGGCGGACTGGTGGATCAAGGGGTTAGAATATTTCAAAGCATGAAACATGTTTATGGTATCACACCTGGAGTTGAGCATTATGGTTGCCTGGTTGATGTTCTCACGCGATCAGGACGGTTAATGGAGGCAATGAATGTAATTCAAATGATGCCCATAAAGCCGAGTTCATCGATATGGGGGTCTGTTTTAAGTGCCGCTAAAACTTGTAGAAATATAAAGCTTGCAGAGGATGCTTTAAAGGAACTTGTAAAGTTGGAGcctgaggaagaaggtggcTATATTTTGCTTTCCAATGTCTATGCTGCATGCAGGAGGTGGACCTATTCTGGAAAGATTAGAGGGGTCATGGAGACTAAAGGAGCTAAAAAGTTGCCCGGTTGCAGTAGCGTGGTTGTCAACGGGCttgtccattattttttttcttcggaTAAGAGACACACAAGATGGCCTGATATTTATATCATGTTGTGCAACCTGCATAGGGAGATGAGTTCAGGTGAAAGTACTTCTCATGTTTTCGGATCAGTTGGAACAGTCAGCTGTGCACTGAG GGAAAAGTATGCACTTGAGCTGATGGATGTGATGTCAGGGGACTTTTTGCCTTACCTTTGA